Part of the Calditrichota bacterium genome is shown below.
GGGTCCGCTACCTCAAGCCCTGCTACCAGCGCATTTTTGGGCGCTGTCGAGAGGCAGGGGTCATCGTCTACTTCCACACGGATGGCCACATCGTGGAGATCATCGACGCCCTCATCGACTGCGGCATCGACGTGTTGAACCCGCAGGTGGGCGCCAATGGCTTGCAGCACCTCGCCCGCTTGGCAAGGGGGAAAGTCGCCATCTGCCTTGACCTGGACCGGCAGCGTTTCCCGTTTTGGTCGCCGCGGGAAATCGAGCAGCATGTGCGTGAGGCAGTGGAAGCCCTCTACCTCCCTGAGGGTGGGCTGTTGCTTCAGGCCTCCATTGGGCCCGAGCTCCCCTTGCCTACGATACGCGCCATCTGCGAGGCGCTCGAGAAGTACCGCTTCTATCGTTAAGTGTTTGCTCCCATGACAAGTGTGCTCAAGGGAAGGAAGATGCGCACCCTACTCGTGGTAACTGCCATGCTCTTCTGCTGCAATTCTGCACCGCCGCCTCCTGCGCCCTGTGGCCCGATCCCCAGTTCGCGCCAACTGGCCTGGCATGAGTTGGAGTACTACGCGTTCATCCATTTCGGCATGAACACTTTCACCGACCGGGAGTGGGGTGACGGCCAGGAGAACCCGACACTGTTCAATCCGCATGCGTTGGACTGCCGCCAATGGGCGCGGGTATGCAAAGAGGCGGGGATGAAGGGCATCATCCTCACGGCCAAGCACCACGACGGCTTTTGCCTGTGGCCGTCGCGCTACACGGAGCATTCCGTCAGGAATAGCCCGTGGCGCGATGGTCATGGCGATGTGCTCGCCGAGCTGGCCACCGCCTGCCGCCAGTATGGCCTGAAGATGGGCGTCTACCTCTCGCCGTGGGACCGCCACGAGCCCAGTTACGGCGATTCGCCTCGCTACAACGAGTTCTATAAGAACCAGTTGCGGGAGGTGCTCACCGGCTATGGCGAACTCTTCGAAGTGTGGTTCGACGGCGCATGTGGCGAAGGTCCCAACGGCAGGCGGCAGGTATACGATTGGCCCAGGTTCTTCGCCGTGGTCCGGGAATGTCAGCCACAGGCGGTCATCTTCAGCGATGGGGGCCCGGACGTCCGTTGGGTGGGAAACGAGCGCGGCTTCGCCGACGAGACCAACTGGTCGCTCTTGCGCCGCGAGGAGGTGTGGCCGGGTTACCCCCGCTACCACGAGCTCACCAGCGGCCATGCCGATGGAACGCACTGGGTGCCGGCCGAGGCTGACGTTTCGATCCGGCCAGGCTGGTTCTACCACCCTGCCGAAGACGCACAGGTCAAGTCCGTCGCCGAGCTTCTCGAGATCTACTACGCCTCGGTGGGACGCAATGCGGCGTTGCTTCTCAACGTCCCCGTGGACCGCCGTGGCTTGATCGCGCGTGTGGATTCACTCCGCCTGGTGGAGTTCCGGCGTGCATTGCAAGCCGAGTTTCCCGAGGATTTGGCGCGGCGCGCACGGGCAACAGCATCCCAGGTGCGTGGCAACCATCGCCGCTTTGCGCCGCAGCGGGCCATCGATGGCGACAACGCCACGTATTGGGCCACCGACGACACCATCACCTCAGCCTGGCTGGAGCTGGACCTGCGCAAACCGACCGTGGTGAACCGGATCGTGCTGCAGGAATACATCGCTTTAGGCCAGCGGGTAGAGGAGTTTCATATTGAGGCGGATGTTGATGGCAGCTGGCAGAGGGTTGCCGAGGGCACGACCATCGGCTACAAGCGGATACTGCGTCTGCCTGACCTCCGAGCTCGCCGCGTACGGCTGTGCATCAGCAAGGCGCGGGCCTGTCCCACGATCGCAACCTTCGCGCTGTACCGTGCGGGAACCCATTAGGGCCCGAGTGGTTACGGGCGCAAGTGTGTACCGCGCGGCCGGTGGTCCGGGCGTCAGCCCAGAACGCCTCCAGTGCCCGCCGCGACCCATCATGCGGGCTTCTGACCAGGACGGACCCTGGGTCCTCCGTCCCGCACGGTAGTTCACCACGTGGACACAGGCGCACAGACCTGCGAAGGATGCTCTCAACTCTGGCAGCCCCTTCCAGGGCACCCACAGATTTTGACGAGTGGCCGAAGACGGGCAGAGCGTCTTCTCGAGGATGATCCGAAAAGGAGAAGGCTGCTGCCGTGCAGGTGGACCGGTTGCTTGTGCGGTCGGAGATAAGCCAAATAAACGCGAACTCCGGGGACCGATAATCGTCTGGGCACCCTTCTCTTGCCGTTCTTGAAAGGGCGCCGGCAGACAATGGTCCATCGGGAATGGCTGATCACTGCGTCCCAACAGGCCTTGGCTTGTCCAGTGGAGCGCTGCGGGAACGCGGGCCGCTTGAGGCAGGAGTAGACGTGGTCCCGGTTGCCGGGAACGACAAGGAGGGCTGTGGAAAAGCAGAGAGACGGGCTGCTCGGTGTGCCCCGAAGCCCCTCTGCTCGCACCGGCCTGATAACTCGCAACACGACTCTTCGGAGAATGCTGGAGCCGCCGAACCGCCAGGCTGTCTCCAGGACCTCAATGAACCGGGGATCGAACGAATGGTACGAACGATCCCCCTTCCCCCTGGCCCGCGGCGCCGCATTCTGTGTCGCCAATGAAGAGGGCGGTGCCCTGCCTCAGCAAACCCTTGCTCGCCTACCTCACGCTCGCCCCAATAGGTGCATCACCAGGCCGCTGCAGAGCGGCACCACCAGATTGTCGTTGAGTCCCACTGGCACCAGCTCGCCCGCAGTCGCCACAAACGCCCCGGCCAGCAGAACCCAAGGATTGAGCGGGAGTACCTCGGCCATAAACAGGCCCGCCACCAGGCATACCGCCAAGCAGGCCAGGGTGCCTTCCACCGTCTTGCCCAACAGCGGAGTTCTCCCCCATTGCAGGCCGAATAACTTGGCAAACGCATCGCCGAAGACGACAAAGACTATCGCAGCCAGGGCTATCGGCGGCGCAAACAGCAGGATCGAAAGAAAGCAGGCCGCCAAGAAGGCGGTGATGCGCGAGAGGTGATATCCCCGAAGAAACGCGGGGTGCACGAGGTAGGAATTGCGGTACGTGGACGCCGCGGGCGCCTCCCGGTGGGCGCGTACCAGGTCCGCCACCACCGAAATCGCCAACACTGCCCCCGTCAAGAGCAGCGCGCTCTGCGGCCCATAGCGGAGATTCACCAGCGGAAAGGCCAGCGCCCCAGGCCGCAGTAACACCCGCCACCACTCCACCCTCTCCCTGAGCTCAGGCCGCAGCCGCACAACCTTCTTGACCACGATGTTGTAGACATTGACAAAGAGGATGTGGGCCACCACCAGGTTGAGGAAGACCACCTCCCAGCACCATGGGGCGCGGGTGTCGAGCATCAAGAGGAGAAGCGGGAGGACCATCACCCCCACCATCTCGCCGCGCCGGCAGATGAAGGCAAACACGGCCACCCAGCCCGCCAGCACGGCG
Proteins encoded:
- a CDS encoding alpha-L-fucosidase, giving the protein MTSVLKGRKMRTLLVVTAMLFCCNSAPPPPAPCGPIPSSRQLAWHELEYYAFIHFGMNTFTDREWGDGQENPTLFNPHALDCRQWARVCKEAGMKGIILTAKHHDGFCLWPSRYTEHSVRNSPWRDGHGDVLAELATACRQYGLKMGVYLSPWDRHEPSYGDSPRYNEFYKNQLREVLTGYGELFEVWFDGACGEGPNGRRQVYDWPRFFAVVRECQPQAVIFSDGGPDVRWVGNERGFADETNWSLLRREEVWPGYPRYHELTSGHADGTHWVPAEADVSIRPGWFYHPAEDAQVKSVAELLEIYYASVGRNAALLLNVPVDRRGLIARVDSLRLVEFRRALQAEFPEDLARRARATASQVRGNHRRFAPQRAIDGDNATYWATDDTITSAWLELDLRKPTVVNRIVLQEYIALGQRVEEFHIEADVDGSWQRVAEGTTIGYKRILRLPDLRARRVRLCISKARACPTIATFALYRAGTH
- a CDS encoding glycerol-3-phosphate acyltransferase, whose protein sequence is MWLTAMCVVSGYLLGSVSPSYFLGRLLRGIDIRQHGNGNAGTVNTFAVLGLLPSAITALFDTGKGLAAMWLTLMLGGTPAQGYFAGYAAVIGHVFPFYLRFRGGQGVATAVGLMLFLLGTALVRGWMAWGHIAVLAGWVAVFAFICRRGEMVGVMVLPLLLLMLDTRAPWCWEVVFLNLVVAHILFVNVYNIVVKKVVRLRPELRERVEWWRVLLRPGALAFPLVNLRYGPQSALLLTGAVLAISVVADLVRAHREAPAASTYRNSYLVHPAFLRGYHLSRITAFLAACFLSILLFAPPIALAAIVFVVFGDAFAKLFGLQWGRTPLLGKTVEGTLACLAVCLVAGLFMAEVLPLNPWVLLAGAFVATAGELVPVGLNDNLVVPLCSGLVMHLLGRA